The Paludisphaera rhizosphaerae genome includes a region encoding these proteins:
- a CDS encoding DUF6717 family protein, which produces MPTPWKVRWPVLTAVLSALLAGVGVWGYMTWAGNQGGPPSNAIMVVAPYWYNGTWVFDDPAVGLRREPFVAGIPEMIDVLVKDVDDAKNGFRLLFSGRPFPGHQKKLTWLRGSSEGNYYKLDDPPMEGWICPAMFRYYKTPPEALYVKAEPLRR; this is translated from the coding sequence ATGCCAACCCCTTGGAAGGTCCGCTGGCCGGTGCTGACGGCCGTCCTCTCGGCCCTGCTCGCTGGTGTTGGGGTCTGGGGCTACATGACGTGGGCCGGCAACCAGGGCGGGCCGCCGAGCAACGCGATCATGGTGGTCGCCCCGTACTGGTACAACGGCACATGGGTCTTCGATGATCCGGCCGTCGGCTTGCGACGCGAGCCGTTCGTCGCGGGGATTCCGGAGATGATCGACGTCCTCGTCAAAGACGTCGACGACGCGAAGAACGGATTCAGACTGCTCTTCTCCGGGCGACCGTTCCCCGGCCATCAGAAGAAGCTGACCTGGCTCCGCGGCAGTTCCGAAGGCAACTACTACAAGCTCGACGACCCTCCGATGGAGGGCTGGATCTGTCCGGCGATGTTCAGGTACTACAAGACGCCCCCCGAGGCTCTCTACGTCAAGGCGGAGCCCCTGCGGCGGTAA
- a CDS encoding redoxin domain-containing protein yields MQRYAWFWAWMPIAIACAAVGGAPDCLAFEDAPKASAVDRMVGRRIGDFTLPDVLSKRDVRLYGFAGKAGVVIVFTGTQCPVGDLYLPTLVEMNREYASKGIVFLAINANAGDSDDEIAAHAREFKVDFPVLRDRGNVVADSVMAERTPEVLMLDGTARIRYRGAIDDQYSVGSRKPAPTRSYLKEAIDAVLARKAVEVKATEVAGCLIERAESTQTASKPEPPRVRAPSAEIRAAREAMDPKVADVGSVTYASGAAAIIQEKCQSCHRPGQVAPFSLLTYDEARKHSAMIREVVDDRRMPPWHADPRHGVFSNDRSLSAEERAKILAWVDQGTPLGDAAKVPSPKTFPEGWTIGKPDVVFEIPEANVVPAQGVLDYVRVKVPSNFKEDVWVSAAEAMPGDRTVVHHIIVYVDDHTGKSRQGLGGAHLCGYAPGDMPSVYAQGTAKKIPAGSDLLFEIHYTPNGKLREDRSKLGLIFAKGEVTREALTLPIAEAGFIIPPGNPNVPVSASMNVPAEMRLLAFMPHMHVRGKDFQYTITKPGGKPEVALSVPAYDFGWQSYYTLKEPMTLPKGTVIDCLAHFDNSADNPANPDPTKTVRWGQQTFEEMMIGYIDVDVPVGVRLDRRAMRPEPRPGLQNLGGLLGNRRRGEERKEAKPQ; encoded by the coding sequence ATGCAGCGATACGCATGGTTTTGGGCGTGGATGCCGATCGCAATCGCCTGCGCCGCCGTCGGCGGGGCGCCAGATTGCCTCGCCTTCGAGGACGCCCCAAAGGCTTCGGCCGTCGACCGTATGGTCGGCCGTCGGATCGGGGACTTCACGCTGCCGGACGTCCTTTCCAAGCGCGACGTCCGCCTATACGGGTTCGCCGGCAAGGCGGGGGTCGTGATCGTCTTCACGGGGACGCAGTGCCCCGTCGGCGATCTCTATCTGCCGACGCTCGTCGAGATGAACCGCGAATATGCGTCGAAGGGGATCGTCTTCCTGGCGATCAACGCCAACGCCGGCGACTCCGACGACGAGATCGCCGCCCACGCTCGCGAGTTCAAGGTCGATTTCCCCGTGCTCCGCGACCGCGGCAACGTCGTGGCCGACTCCGTGATGGCCGAACGCACGCCCGAGGTCCTGATGCTCGACGGAACGGCCCGGATCCGCTACCGAGGGGCGATCGACGATCAGTATTCCGTGGGCTCGCGGAAGCCTGCCCCGACACGGAGTTACCTCAAAGAGGCCATCGACGCCGTGCTCGCCCGCAAGGCGGTCGAGGTCAAGGCGACCGAGGTCGCCGGCTGCCTGATCGAGCGAGCCGAATCGACCCAGACCGCTTCGAAGCCGGAGCCTCCGCGCGTCCGCGCCCCGTCGGCCGAGATTCGCGCCGCCCGCGAGGCGATGGATCCCAAGGTCGCCGATGTCGGATCGGTCACGTACGCCTCGGGCGCTGCGGCGATCATCCAGGAGAAATGCCAGTCGTGCCATCGGCCGGGGCAGGTCGCCCCGTTCTCGTTGTTGACGTACGACGAGGCCCGGAAGCACTCGGCGATGATCCGGGAGGTCGTCGACGACCGCCGGATGCCCCCCTGGCACGCCGACCCGCGTCACGGCGTCTTCTCCAACGACCGCAGCCTATCCGCCGAAGAGCGGGCGAAGATCCTGGCCTGGGTCGACCAGGGGACGCCGTTGGGAGACGCCGCCAAGGTCCCGTCGCCGAAGACCTTCCCCGAAGGCTGGACGATCGGCAAACCCGACGTCGTTTTCGAGATTCCCGAGGCGAACGTCGTCCCGGCGCAGGGCGTGCTCGACTACGTCCGGGTCAAGGTCCCCTCGAACTTCAAGGAGGACGTCTGGGTCAGCGCGGCCGAGGCGATGCCCGGCGACCGCACCGTCGTCCACCACATCATCGTCTACGTCGACGATCACACCGGGAAGAGTCGCCAGGGGCTGGGGGGCGCTCACCTCTGCGGCTACGCGCCGGGGGACATGCCCTCGGTCTACGCCCAGGGGACGGCCAAGAAGATCCCCGCCGGCTCCGACCTGCTGTTCGAGATTCACTACACGCCCAACGGCAAGCTCCGCGAGGACCGCTCCAAGCTGGGGCTGATCTTCGCCAAGGGGGAAGTGACCCGCGAAGCCTTGACTCTGCCGATCGCCGAGGCCGGCTTTATCATTCCGCCGGGGAATCCGAATGTCCCGGTATCGGCCTCGATGAACGTCCCCGCGGAGATGCGGCTGCTCGCGTTCATGCCCCACATGCACGTTCGGGGCAAGGACTTCCAGTACACGATCACCAAGCCCGGCGGCAAGCCGGAAGTCGCTTTGTCGGTTCCGGCTTATGATTTCGGTTGGCAGAGCTACTATACTTTGAAGGAGCCGATGACTCTGCCGAAGGGGACCGTGATCGACTGCCTGGCCCACTTCGACAACTCGGCCGACAACCCCGCGAACCCCGACCCGACCAAGACCGTGCGCTGGGGACAGCAGACTTTTGAAGAGATGATGATCGGCTACATCGACGTGGACGTCCCGGTGGGCGTCCGCCTCGACCGCCGAGCGATGCGGCCGGAACCCCGGCCGGGCCTCCAGAATCTCGGAGGTCTCCTCGGCAATCGTCGTCGCGGGGAGGAACGGAAGGAAGCAAAGCCGCAGTAG